The following coding sequences are from one Corticium candelabrum chromosome 20, ooCorCand1.1, whole genome shotgun sequence window:
- the LOC134195461 gene encoding mediator of RNA polymerase II transcription subunit 23-like: MAAGPSQEVVMHFAREGGPPTFLCLLLKMLLDQTKIPPLAYGVLETLSAKTFATQIRTLIDYIVAFLQAMRNDANNQRIFIKKAVVSLNDLVWKYNVIPLDRLLLCMTLRHYDIHELNVLLLIIHVLLARTREFKDRVTAFLAENSPEYWLQSDWHMKHVTFHQNHPELIYFEGIQDRAAHSQKTYLPIYYGNVCLRFLPVFDIFSHRLIELLPQTLQSLEQLLDAFGGLYRFHDRPLTHLYHTLHYYHSKLADNPGIKKKLVGAVLGKSSLDRLSAWCLSQSYVEYLTSDSASQWRPDENYFNAVVQRFMEVINGQVPQQFNRGDWRFLELSTPVLHVLYTTSVELLALPNQHGSAVGRSLLDVVAMGANRSSMSVINAVSLLLTALPISCWKVLNDQFMINLQDLNSTDQLSGFGSNESEKPFSLEDLLAPPAKKQRLSIESDVNATDGFDQLFDKSFGEAASRTLVLCSSFWHHSSVGQLMSFASFIKDIEPSVHTEKQLMYVFYLVAPMLGRFHLERPSSILEIVLALYNILRTVDASGGVSQNVDLICDLFYHIKYSLIGDAGKDDISEIISSLQPHSTLSSRLSFMLAPSKSSEVGVSETA, from the exons ATGGCTGCTGGTCCAAGTCAAGAGGTTGTGATGCACTTTGCTCGAGAGGGTGGCCCTCCAACATTCCTTTG TCTTCTGCTTAAGATGTTGTTAGATCAAACAAAGATACCTCCTCTTGCATATGG CGTGTTGGAAACCCTTTCCGCTAAGACTTTTGCTACTCAAATTCGCACTCTTATTGACTATATTGTTGCTTTTCTACAAgcaatgagaaacgatgcaaACAACCAGagaatatttattaaaaaa GCGGTTGTTTCTCTGAATGATCTAGTTTGGAAGTACAATGTTATTCCTTTGGATCGTCTACTGCTGTGCATG ACTCTCAGACACTATGACATACATGAGCTGAATGTATTACTACTCATCATTCATGTGCTATTGGCAAGGACACGAGAATTCAAAGATCGTGTTACTGCTTTTCTTGCTGAG aattctCCAGAATATTGGCTTCAAAGTGATTGGCATATGAAACATGTTACTTTCCATCAGAATCATCCCGAGTTGATTTATTTTGAGGGCATCCAGGATCGAGCAGCTCACAGTCAAAAAACATATTTGCCAATTTActatg GAAATGTGTGCCTTCGATTCTTGCCG GTATTTGATATATTTTCTCATCGACTTATTGAGCTGCTGCCACAAACATTGCAGTCATTGGAGCAGCTTCTTGATGCTTTTGGTGGTTTGTATAGATTTCATG ATCGACCTTTGACGCATCTCTACCACACATTGCATTACTACCATAGCAAGTTGGCAGACAATCCTGGAATCAAGAAAAAGCTAGTTGGAGCTGTGCTAG GTAAAAGTTCATTGGATAGGTTGTCTGCTTG GTGTTTGTCTCAGAGCTACGTAGAGTATCTTACATCAGACTCAGCATCTCAGTGGCGACCGGATGAAAATTACTTCAATGCAGTAGTGCAACGGTTCATGGAAG TGATTAATGGTCAAGTTCCTCAGCAATTCAACAGGGGTGATTGGCGGTTTCTTGAACTGTCAACTCCTGTGCTGCATGTGTTGTATACGACTAGTGTTGAGCTGTTGGCATTGCCAAATCAACATGGATCTGCTGTTGGAAGGTCATTGCTAGATGTGGTTGCTATGGG agctAACCGTTCCAGCATGTCAGTTATCAATGCGGTATCTTTGCTGTTGACTGCCTTACCA ATATCATGCTGGAAGGTCTTGAATGACCAATTTATGATAAATCTTCAAGATTTGAACTCGACTGATCAATTATCAGGTTTTGGTTCAAATGAGTCAGAGAAACCGTTTAGTTTAGAAGACCTTCTTGCACCTCCTGCCAAGAAGCAGAGATTAAGCATTGAATCAGATGTCAATGCGACTGATGGATTTGATCAATTGTTTGACAAATCATTTGGAGAAGCAGCATCACGGACCCTTGTTTTGTGCTCATCATTCTGGCATCATTCAAGTGTTGGGCAACTAATGTCTTTTGCAAG TTTTATCAAAGATATAGAACCGTCTGTTCACACAGAAAAGCAGCTAATGTACGTGTTTTATTTGGTTGCACCAATGCTTGGACGTTTTCACTTGGAACGACCCAGCAGTATCCTTGAA ATTGTTCTTGCTCTGTACAACATTCTGAGAACAGTGGATGCTAGTGGTGGTGTGAGCCAGAACGTTGATCTCATCTGTGATCTCTT TTATCACATTAAGTACTCGTTGATTGGTGATGCTGGCAAGGATGACATTAGTGAGATCATATCAAGTCTTCAACCACACTCTACGTTGTCTTCAAGACTCAGCTTTATGTTAGCACCATCAAAATCTTCTGAAGTAGGCGTATCGGAAACTGCATGA